The genomic region ACAAATACAACTGAATATGTGGTTGTAAGTGAGTTATCTGAGTCATTAGGGATTAGTCGAAGTTTATTGTATTCGGAAATGAAAACGATTTCTAATTATTTAAATTCCTATAATTTAAAGTTAATTCGAAAAAGTCACTATGGTATCTGTATTAAAGGGGAAGCACGCTATGTTAGACAATTGATGTTGGATCTCTATCTGAGGGGTGATAATCAATTTAAAGAACTAACTGATGAAAAAGTAGGTCAATTTGAGGAATATGAACGATTAGTTGAAGACTGTATTCGCAATAATAATTTAAGAATTGGTTATTATGAATTTCAAGTTTTAATAGGATGGCTAAAAATTTTTATTATTTTTTCTGCCAATAGACAATTCTCAACCTCGGAGAATAATGGGGTGATAAACCCTGAATCAGATAAGGTTTTGCGACATTTTGACATAATCTTATTACAACTACAAGAACGCTTTAAAGTTATTGTAACGATGCAGGATATTGATGAATTCAATTATTTTATCCAGAAAAGCGTGCAGAAGAATAATCGAATTGATAATCATCTTAGTCAAAAAGTATTTAAAAACGAATTGCTTGAGTTTTTTAGCGCAGTGGATGTTAAAAATAGAACAGATTATAGCAAGGATCACGAGTTTTTAGAGCAAATTACAACGCACTTACTATTTCTAATTGATAGGATAGATCAAAAAATTACGTATAAGAATCCATTGTTGCTGGAGCTATGTATTAGGTATCCGATGGTATTTGATATAGTTTTAAAATTTTCAACATTTTTGAAAACAAAATTTGGATACGATATTTCCAATGACGAACTTGGTTTTATTGCTGTTCACTTTTTAAATCATACAGAGAAGGAAAAAAATAAACGTATTAATCAGTATGAGCGAATAGCCGTAATTTGTACAACTGGTGGTGGTGTAAGTAATCTTGTTAGAACTCAAATCATGGAAATATTCCCTAGAGCTGTTGTAAAAGCTTTTTCATTCTGGGAAGAGCAAGATCTAGCAACTTTTAAACCGGATTTAATTTTTTCCGTAGTCCCTCTTAAAAGAGCACCAAAGGTACCAACTATTTATATTAAAGAGTTACTGTCAAACAGAGATATCAAAAATATTAAACAAGTTCTATTTTTGGATAATCCACCTAGAAGTGATAATACACAAATTGACTACTCACAAGACTACCTTAGCTTATTAAAGCCAAACCTATTCTCAGTTGAGACGATTCAAAACTATGATGTCTTAATTAAAAAAATGGCAGAGAAGATGATGTCGAAAGGTTATGCGGATGATAATTTTCAAAAAAATGTCGTTTTGAGAGAACAATACATGAGTACGGTCTATAACAATGGCATTGCAATGCCACATCCTATTGAAATGAAAGGGAAACAAAGTGCAATAGCGGTATCAGTTGTAAAGCCGGAATTAAGAGTAGGAAAGCGAGTAGTACGATTAGTCTTTATGGTTTGCTTGGCGAAAGAAGATTTTCATTTTTACAGCAATATTTCAAATGGTTTATTTCAGTTAATGCAAGATAATCATAAGATCAGCGATATTTATCATAAACCCGATCTGCAAAGGATTATAAATATTTTTAAGGAAATGGAGGGGTAGTTATGGAATTTCAATTATTAAATAAATTGTCAAATGCAGATAGTATTGCTTCTAATGAAGATGAAGTTAGAACGCTGTTAAAGAAACAGTTAAAAGGCTACGAAGAAACGTTTCAATTTGATGGTATCGGAAGTTTGATGGTGACTAAAAGAGCGACTCGTAAAGATGCGCCAACAATTATGTTTGCAGCTCATATGGATGAAGTTGGTTTTATGATTCGGTACATCTCTGATATTGGGATGGCGCACGTTGTCACAATCGGAAATGTTGAAGTACGGGCTGAGTCAATGCAGTTAGTTAGAGCAACTACTAATAATGGCGAGAAGATAGAAGGACTTTTGAATGTAAATTATGATGCTACAGGTCATATTAATCAGATGTATGTGGATTTTGGGTTTGATTCACGTGAAGAATTATTAGAGGTAGGATTAGATGTTGGCAATATGGTTTGTTTTGCATCGCATTGCCATGAACTTAAACCACAAGATATTATTGCGGGAAAAGCAATGGATGATCGTGCAAGTTGTTTTGCATTAGTTGAAGCGATGAATCAATTAGTTGATGTTGACCTAGATGTAAATGTTGTGGCAGCCTTTACGAGCAGTGAGGAGGTTGGTACACGAGGTGGGCGATTAACAGCGCAGATTGT from Latilactobacillus sakei subsp. sakei DSM 20017 = JCM 1157 harbors:
- the ypdE gene encoding aminopeptidase gives rise to the protein MEFQLLNKLSNADSIASNEDEVRTLLKKQLKGYEETFQFDGIGSLMVTKRATRKDAPTIMFAAHMDEVGFMIRYISDIGMAHVVTIGNVEVRAESMQLVRATTNNGEKIEGLLNVNYDATGHINQMYVDFGFDSREELLEVGLDVGNMVCFASHCHELKPQDIIAGKAMDDRASCFALVEAMNQLVDVDLDVNVVAAFTSSEEVGTRGGRLTAQIVNPDIFFAVDVAKNPELDRGFMNTRKLGKGPMIEFYDKTMVPNAKLLRIVCEIADSAGLPYQKDMFKGGGTDAGSAHLENGGIPAVVLGIPLRYCHDPYSLVHKNDLEVMCQLIKTLAGYLNKDNVTEIKKF
- a CDS encoding BglG family transcription antiterminator, with product MLTNTTEYVVVSELSESLGISRSLLYSEMKTISNYLNSYNLKLIRKSHYGICIKGEARYVRQLMLDLYLRGDNQFKELTDEKVGQFEEYERLVEDCIRNNNLRIGYYEFQVLIGWLKIFIIFSANRQFSTSENNGVINPESDKVLRHFDIILLQLQERFKVIVTMQDIDEFNYFIQKSVQKNNRIDNHLSQKVFKNELLEFFSAVDVKNRTDYSKDHEFLEQITTHLLFLIDRIDQKITYKNPLLLELCIRYPMVFDIVLKFSTFLKTKFGYDISNDELGFIAVHFLNHTEKEKNKRINQYERIAVICTTGGGVSNLVRTQIMEIFPRAVVKAFSFWEEQDLATFKPDLIFSVVPLKRAPKVPTIYIKELLSNRDIKNIKQVLFLDNPPRSDNTQIDYSQDYLSLLKPNLFSVETIQNYDVLIKKMAEKMMSKGYADDNFQKNVVLREQYMSTVYNNGIAMPHPIEMKGKQSAIAVSVVKPELRVGKRVVRLVFMVCLAKEDFHFYSNISNGLFQLMQDNHKISDIYHKPDLQRIINIFKEMEG